One region of Populus trichocarpa isolate Nisqually-1 chromosome 4, P.trichocarpa_v4.1, whole genome shotgun sequence genomic DNA includes:
- the LOC18098363 gene encoding zinc finger CCCH domain-containing protein 5 isoform X2 gives MTSKEEEEEEEEEEEEEEKTAMRRKAKRKEKKKLKRKQARREIAEKEREEEERRLNDPEEQRRLKEMEEEEKERMERERKAFEERERQWMEVMERKRKEEEEEERRKVLEEKEEEDGKENGCDEDDDWEYIEEGPAEIIWQENEIIVRKKKVRVPKKIADRQGTKEDVDRPTSNPLPPQSEAFTEYQNASVVSAQQMLENVAQQVPNFGTEQDKAHCPFHLKTGACRFGQRCSRVHFYPDKACTLLIKNMYNGPGLAWEQDEGLEYTDEEVECSYEEFYEDVHTEFLKYGEIVNFKVCKNGSFHLRGNVYVHYKSLDSAILAYHSINGRYFAGKQVKCEFINLTRWKVAICGEFMKSRLKTCSHGSACNFIHCFRNPGGDYEWADWDRPPPRFWVKKMASLFGYSAESSYEKQTVEEKLRQTRMSSNMLTADRDRHDRMRRSRSRDMDCAIHSSHKSGDIEDDFPEVTHWRSHSKDDGSNSDGRQSDRDTERDRDRDRDRDRERYRHHYHARKRSKHHSKVSERSTDYGENNSRSHEIDQNELSDDGRNRHEHFGSTKSSGRRTFIDDDKDSKDEAHRMYGYRLDRDINREESRHRTGKSSRHQSRVRSPDDHGDGESRTLDSGSSREGSPRDRDRHHHHISKSLGNQKNVLEFPDNHWDNGPRTYSTNSSNDLLDRDRVRHFGRGRKRSEHSEPEFSDDEGAIVKRLKDKSLVGKSDIRKSHLQRKPTGGHSTRRNYSSKETVDVNSPVESHKLDGNTVYGQVKQCSGRWESNSPGSRYNFSEEIDEQDRWEPES, from the exons atgacttctaaagaagaagaagaagaagaagaagaagaagaagaagaggaagagaaaacgGCGATGAGGAGGAAGGCgaagaggaaggagaagaagaagttgaagaGAAAACAAGCGAGGAGAGAGATAGCGGAGAAGGAGAGGGAAGAAGAGGAGAGGAGACTCAACGATCCTGAGGAACAGAGGCGATTGAAGGAGATGGAGGAAGAGGAGAAGGAGAGAATGGAAAGGGAGAGGAAAGCGtttgaggagagagagaggcagtGGATGGAAGTTATGGAGAGgaagaggaaagaagaagaagaagaagaaagaaggaaggttctagaagaaaaggaagaggaa GATGGAAAGGAGAATGGGtgtgatgaggatgatgattgGGAATACATAGAAGAAGGGCCTGCGGAAATTATTTGGCAAGAAAATGAGATAATTGTTAGGAAGAAAAAGGTCAGGGTTCCAAAGAAGATTGCAGATCGACAGGGTACAAAAGAG GATGTTGATAGGCCCACATCAAATCCTCTTCCTCCACAATCTGAAGCTTTTACTGAGTATCAGAATGCGTCCGTTGTTTCAGCACAACAGATGCTTGAGAATGTCGCTCAACAAGTACCAAATTTTGGAACTGAACAG GATAAAGCTCATTGTCCATTCCATTTAAAAACCGGAGCTTGTCGGTTTGGTCAACGCTGCAGCAGAGTTCATTTTTATCCTGATAAAGCATGCACATTGCTTATCAAGAACATGTATAATGGTCCTGGCCTTGCTTGGGAGCAAGATGAGGGGCTTGAG taTACAGATGAGGAGGTTGAATGCTCTTATGAAGAATTTTATGAGGATGTGCATACAGAGTTCTTGAAATATGGAGAAATAGTTAATTTTAAG GTCTGTAAAAATGGTTCATTCCACTTGCGGGGAAATGTATATGTACACTATAAGTCATTGGATTCAGCCATACTTGCTTATCATTCTATCAATGGTCGCTACTTTGCCGGCAAACAg GTAAAATGTGAATTTATCAATTTGACCAGATGGAAGGTTGCCATATGTGGAGAGTTTATGAAGTCAAGGCTGAAG ACATGTTCTCATGGATCGGCTTGCAATTTTATTCATTGTTTCCGCAATCCTGGTGGGGACTATGAATGGGCTGATTGGGATAGACCACCACCAAGATTTTGGGTGAAAAAAATGGCCTCTTTATTTGGCTACTCTGCTGAATCTTCGTATGAGAAGCAGACAGTGGAAGAAAAGCTGAGGCAAACAAGGATGTCTAGCAATATGTTAACAGCAGATAGAGACAG GCATGATCGAATGCGTAGATCTAGATCTAGAGACATGGATTGTGCAATCCATAGCTCTCATAAAAGTGGTGACATTGAAGATGATTTTCCAGAAGTCACTCACTGGAGAAGCCATTCAAAAGATGATGGATCTAATTCTGATGGGCGTCAGTCAGATAGAGATACAGAAAGAGACAGGGACAGGgacagagacagagacagagaaAGATATAGGCATCATTATCATGCAAGGAAAAGGTCAAAACACCATAGCAAAGTGTCAGAACGCTCAACTGATTACGGGGAGAACAATAGCAGGTCCCATGAGATTGATCAAAATGAGTTGTCAGATGATGGCAGAAACAGGCATGAGCATTTTGGTTCCACCAAAAGCTCTGGAAGGAGGACATTTATAGATGATGATAAAGACAGCAAGGATGAGGCTCATCGAATGTATGGATACAGATTGGATAGGGAcataaatagagaagaaagCCGTCATCGCACTGGGAAAAGCTCAAGACACCAGAGCAGAGTAAGGTCCCCTGATGATCATGGGGATGGTGAGAGTAGAACGCTTGATAGTGGTTCCAGCAGAGAGGGGTCTCCTAGGGACAGAGACAGACACCATCATCACATAAGCAAAAGCTTAGGAAACCAGAAAAATGTCTTGGAATTCCCCGATAATCATTGGGATAATGGACCCAGAACTTATAGTACCAATTCCAGTAATGATCTGTTAGACAGGGACAGGGTAAGGCACTTTGGTCGTGGAAGGAAACGTTCAGAGCACAGTGAACCGGAGTTTTCAGATGATGAAGGTGCAATTGTGAAGAGGTTGAAAGACAAGTCTCTTGTTGGCAAATCTGACATAAGAAAATCTCACCTACAAAGAAAACCAACAGGTGGTCACTCAACCAGAAGAAATTATTCAAGCAAAGAGACTGTTGATGTGAATTCTCCTGTTGAGAGTCATAAACTAGACGGAAACACTGTTTATGGCCAAGTGAAACAATGTAGTGGAAGATGGGAATCAAACAGTCCTGGTTCAAGATACAACTTTTCTGAAGAAATTGACGAGCAGGATCGTTGGGAACCTGAAAGCTGA
- the LOC18098363 gene encoding zinc finger CCCH domain-containing protein 5 isoform X1: MTSKEEEEEEEEEEEEEEKTAMRRKAKRKEKKKLKRKQARREIAEKEREEEERRLNDPEEQRRLKEMEEEEKERMERERKAFEERERQWMEVMERKRKEEEEEERRKVLEEKEEEVNTLLQDGKENGCDEDDDWEYIEEGPAEIIWQENEIIVRKKKVRVPKKIADRQGTKEDVDRPTSNPLPPQSEAFTEYQNASVVSAQQMLENVAQQVPNFGTEQDKAHCPFHLKTGACRFGQRCSRVHFYPDKACTLLIKNMYNGPGLAWEQDEGLEYTDEEVECSYEEFYEDVHTEFLKYGEIVNFKVCKNGSFHLRGNVYVHYKSLDSAILAYHSINGRYFAGKQVKCEFINLTRWKVAICGEFMKSRLKTCSHGSACNFIHCFRNPGGDYEWADWDRPPPRFWVKKMASLFGYSAESSYEKQTVEEKLRQTRMSSNMLTADRDRHDRMRRSRSRDMDCAIHSSHKSGDIEDDFPEVTHWRSHSKDDGSNSDGRQSDRDTERDRDRDRDRDRERYRHHYHARKRSKHHSKVSERSTDYGENNSRSHEIDQNELSDDGRNRHEHFGSTKSSGRRTFIDDDKDSKDEAHRMYGYRLDRDINREESRHRTGKSSRHQSRVRSPDDHGDGESRTLDSGSSREGSPRDRDRHHHHISKSLGNQKNVLEFPDNHWDNGPRTYSTNSSNDLLDRDRVRHFGRGRKRSEHSEPEFSDDEGAIVKRLKDKSLVGKSDIRKSHLQRKPTGGHSTRRNYSSKETVDVNSPVESHKLDGNTVYGQVKQCSGRWESNSPGSRYNFSEEIDEQDRWEPES; encoded by the exons atgacttctaaagaagaagaagaagaagaagaagaagaagaagaagaggaagagaaaacgGCGATGAGGAGGAAGGCgaagaggaaggagaagaagaagttgaagaGAAAACAAGCGAGGAGAGAGATAGCGGAGAAGGAGAGGGAAGAAGAGGAGAGGAGACTCAACGATCCTGAGGAACAGAGGCGATTGAAGGAGATGGAGGAAGAGGAGAAGGAGAGAATGGAAAGGGAGAGGAAAGCGtttgaggagagagagaggcagtGGATGGAAGTTATGGAGAGgaagaggaaagaagaagaagaagaagaaagaaggaaggttctagaagaaaaggaagaggaagTTAATACACTACTTcag GATGGAAAGGAGAATGGGtgtgatgaggatgatgattgGGAATACATAGAAGAAGGGCCTGCGGAAATTATTTGGCAAGAAAATGAGATAATTGTTAGGAAGAAAAAGGTCAGGGTTCCAAAGAAGATTGCAGATCGACAGGGTACAAAAGAG GATGTTGATAGGCCCACATCAAATCCTCTTCCTCCACAATCTGAAGCTTTTACTGAGTATCAGAATGCGTCCGTTGTTTCAGCACAACAGATGCTTGAGAATGTCGCTCAACAAGTACCAAATTTTGGAACTGAACAG GATAAAGCTCATTGTCCATTCCATTTAAAAACCGGAGCTTGTCGGTTTGGTCAACGCTGCAGCAGAGTTCATTTTTATCCTGATAAAGCATGCACATTGCTTATCAAGAACATGTATAATGGTCCTGGCCTTGCTTGGGAGCAAGATGAGGGGCTTGAG taTACAGATGAGGAGGTTGAATGCTCTTATGAAGAATTTTATGAGGATGTGCATACAGAGTTCTTGAAATATGGAGAAATAGTTAATTTTAAG GTCTGTAAAAATGGTTCATTCCACTTGCGGGGAAATGTATATGTACACTATAAGTCATTGGATTCAGCCATACTTGCTTATCATTCTATCAATGGTCGCTACTTTGCCGGCAAACAg GTAAAATGTGAATTTATCAATTTGACCAGATGGAAGGTTGCCATATGTGGAGAGTTTATGAAGTCAAGGCTGAAG ACATGTTCTCATGGATCGGCTTGCAATTTTATTCATTGTTTCCGCAATCCTGGTGGGGACTATGAATGGGCTGATTGGGATAGACCACCACCAAGATTTTGGGTGAAAAAAATGGCCTCTTTATTTGGCTACTCTGCTGAATCTTCGTATGAGAAGCAGACAGTGGAAGAAAAGCTGAGGCAAACAAGGATGTCTAGCAATATGTTAACAGCAGATAGAGACAG GCATGATCGAATGCGTAGATCTAGATCTAGAGACATGGATTGTGCAATCCATAGCTCTCATAAAAGTGGTGACATTGAAGATGATTTTCCAGAAGTCACTCACTGGAGAAGCCATTCAAAAGATGATGGATCTAATTCTGATGGGCGTCAGTCAGATAGAGATACAGAAAGAGACAGGGACAGGgacagagacagagacagagaaAGATATAGGCATCATTATCATGCAAGGAAAAGGTCAAAACACCATAGCAAAGTGTCAGAACGCTCAACTGATTACGGGGAGAACAATAGCAGGTCCCATGAGATTGATCAAAATGAGTTGTCAGATGATGGCAGAAACAGGCATGAGCATTTTGGTTCCACCAAAAGCTCTGGAAGGAGGACATTTATAGATGATGATAAAGACAGCAAGGATGAGGCTCATCGAATGTATGGATACAGATTGGATAGGGAcataaatagagaagaaagCCGTCATCGCACTGGGAAAAGCTCAAGACACCAGAGCAGAGTAAGGTCCCCTGATGATCATGGGGATGGTGAGAGTAGAACGCTTGATAGTGGTTCCAGCAGAGAGGGGTCTCCTAGGGACAGAGACAGACACCATCATCACATAAGCAAAAGCTTAGGAAACCAGAAAAATGTCTTGGAATTCCCCGATAATCATTGGGATAATGGACCCAGAACTTATAGTACCAATTCCAGTAATGATCTGTTAGACAGGGACAGGGTAAGGCACTTTGGTCGTGGAAGGAAACGTTCAGAGCACAGTGAACCGGAGTTTTCAGATGATGAAGGTGCAATTGTGAAGAGGTTGAAAGACAAGTCTCTTGTTGGCAAATCTGACATAAGAAAATCTCACCTACAAAGAAAACCAACAGGTGGTCACTCAACCAGAAGAAATTATTCAAGCAAAGAGACTGTTGATGTGAATTCTCCTGTTGAGAGTCATAAACTAGACGGAAACACTGTTTATGGCCAAGTGAAACAATGTAGTGGAAGATGGGAATCAAACAGTCCTGGTTCAAGATACAACTTTTCTGAAGAAATTGACGAGCAGGATCGTTGGGAACCTGAAAGCTGA